In a single window of the Thermus amyloliquefaciens genome:
- the pdxT gene encoding pyridoxal 5'-phosphate synthase glutaminase subunit PdxT, translating to MRGVVGVLALQGDFREHKEALKRLGIEAKEVRKKEHLEGLKALIVPGGESTTIGKLAREYGLEEAVRQRVAEGSLAVFGTCAGAIWLAREILGYPEQPRLGVLDVAVERNAFGRQVESFEEDLFIRGFSEPFHGVFIRAPLFRRLGEGVEVLAELSGFPVLVRQGKVLASSFHPELTQDLRVHRYFLELAGA from the coding sequence ATGAGGGGCGTGGTCGGCGTCCTAGCCCTGCAAGGGGATTTCCGCGAGCACAAGGAGGCGCTTAAGCGCCTGGGGATAGAGGCAAAGGAGGTGCGGAAGAAGGAGCACCTGGAGGGGCTCAAGGCCCTCATCGTGCCTGGCGGGGAGTCCACCACCATCGGCAAGCTGGCCCGGGAGTATGGCCTCGAGGAGGCCGTGCGGCAACGGGTGGCGGAGGGGAGCCTGGCGGTTTTTGGCACCTGCGCCGGGGCCATATGGCTTGCCCGGGAGATCCTAGGCTACCCCGAGCAACCCCGCCTGGGTGTCTTGGACGTGGCGGTGGAGCGGAACGCTTTTGGCCGCCAGGTGGAGAGCTTTGAAGAGGACCTCTTCATCCGGGGCTTTTCCGAGCCCTTCCACGGGGTCTTCATCCGCGCCCCCCTCTTTCGCCGCCTGGGGGAGGGGGTAGAGGTGCTGGCCGAGCTTTCCGGCTTCCCCGTCTTGGTGCGGCAGGGGAAGGTTCTCGCCAGCAGCTTCCACCCCGAGCTTACCCAGGACCTAAGGGTTCACCGCTACTTCTTGGAACTGGCCGGGGCCTAG
- the asnS gene encoding asparagine--tRNA ligase: protein MRVFIEELPRHEGQEVEIRGWLYQRRSKGRIHFLILRDGTGFLQATLVKGEVPEEVFEQADHLPQETALKAFGLVRRDERAPGGYELAVRNLEVVSLPQGEYPIGPKEHGIDFLMDHRHLWLRHRRPFAVMRIRDELERAIHDFFAERGFLRFDAPILTPSAVEGTTDLFEVDLFDGEKAYLSQSGQLYAEAGALAYGKVYTFGPTFRAERSKTRRHLLEFWMVEPEVAFMTHEENMALQEALVSYLVGRVLERRAKELEMLGRDPRALEPAAEGRYPRLTYKEAVALVNRLAEKDPEVPPLPYGEDFGAPHEAALSRQFDRPVFVERYPARIKAFYMEPDPEDPELVLNDDLLAPEGYGEIIGGSQRIHDLELLRSKIREFGLPEEVYGWYLDLRRFGSVPHSGFGLGLERTVAWICGLSHVREAIPFPRMYTRMRP from the coding sequence ATGCGGGTCTTCATTGAAGAACTCCCCCGGCACGAGGGCCAGGAGGTGGAGATAAGGGGCTGGCTCTACCAGAGGCGCTCCAAGGGGAGGATCCACTTCCTCATCCTCCGGGACGGCACCGGCTTCCTCCAGGCCACCCTGGTTAAAGGGGAGGTGCCCGAGGAGGTCTTTGAGCAGGCGGACCACCTCCCCCAGGAAACGGCCCTAAAGGCCTTCGGCCTGGTGCGGCGGGACGAGCGGGCCCCTGGGGGGTATGAGCTCGCGGTGCGGAACCTGGAGGTGGTGAGCCTTCCCCAAGGGGAGTACCCCATCGGCCCCAAGGAGCACGGCATCGACTTCCTCATGGACCACCGCCACCTGTGGCTGCGCCACCGCCGCCCCTTCGCGGTGATGCGCATCCGGGACGAGCTGGAAAGGGCCATCCACGATTTCTTCGCCGAAAGGGGTTTCCTCCGCTTTGACGCCCCCATCCTCACCCCAAGCGCCGTGGAGGGCACCACCGACCTCTTTGAGGTGGACCTCTTTGACGGGGAGAAGGCCTACCTCTCCCAGTCGGGCCAGCTCTACGCCGAGGCCGGAGCCTTGGCCTACGGCAAGGTCTACACCTTCGGCCCCACCTTCCGGGCGGAAAGGAGCAAGACAAGGCGCCACCTCCTGGAGTTCTGGATGGTGGAACCCGAGGTGGCCTTCATGACCCACGAGGAGAACATGGCCCTGCAGGAGGCCTTGGTGAGCTACCTGGTGGGGCGCGTCCTGGAGCGAAGGGCAAAGGAGCTGGAGATGCTGGGGCGGGATCCAAGGGCCCTCGAGCCCGCCGCGGAAGGCCGCTACCCCCGCCTGACCTATAAGGAGGCGGTGGCCCTGGTGAACCGCCTGGCGGAAAAAGACCCCGAGGTGCCCCCCCTGCCCTACGGGGAGGACTTCGGCGCCCCCCACGAGGCCGCCCTCAGCCGCCAGTTTGACCGCCCGGTCTTCGTGGAGCGCTATCCGGCCAGGATCAAGGCCTTCTACATGGAACCCGACCCGGAAGATCCCGAGCTCGTCCTCAACGACGACCTCCTGGCCCCCGAGGGCTACGGGGAGATCATCGGGGGAAGCCAGAGGATCCACGACCTGGAGCTCTTGAGGAGCAAGATCCGGGAGTTCGGCCTGCCCGAGGAGGTCTACGGGTGGTACCTGGACCTCCGGCGCTTTGGCAGCGTCCCCCACTCGGGGTTCGGCCTGGGCCTCGAGCGCACCGTGGCCTGGATCTGCGGCCTAAGCCACGTACGGGAAGCCATCCCCTTCCCCCGAATGTACACCCGCATGCGCCCCTAG